One Glycine soja cultivar W05 chromosome 7, ASM419377v2, whole genome shotgun sequence genomic window, gcttttgaattgACTGCTTTTGTGCATGGTATTGCGTCACCACTGGATTGCAGGTTGTTCGGAGAAAATTAGTTCAGGTACTCACTCCATCAACCAATGTGGATGGTAATATTGGTCCTGATGCTGTTCACCTTCTTGCAATAAAAGAGGTACTTCTCACTGTTACTtagttattcattttttatatgcCATTGTAGTTAGGTATGATGGTGAGTTATATGTTTTCTACAGGAAAACAATGTCTTGGATAATGGTGCAGTTGTGTATGGATTTGCTTTTGTTGATTGTGCTCGGCTTAGATTTTGGGTTGGCTCCATAGACGACGATGCTTCCTGTTCTGCTTTGGGGGCTTTATTGGTGCAAGTATGCTCACAATACCCCTCCCTATTCCTGATTTTTGATTTAGTTAATGTGAATGGTCATTCTGATTTGTCAAACTGTTAGCTAATTTGATTCTGGGAATTGGATTTTAGGTGTCACCCAAGGAAGTTATATATGATAGTAGAGGTGAACACTGAGAAGTCTTATTGCTTGGCCTTTAACTTGAATTGAAATGCTGGCTACACAGTATttgatacatttattttttcttacatgCTATTAATGGGtgaattttatgttaatttcttTGAATAACTTGAGCCAGTGTgcccactttttattttttgggtctCACATAAAATTCACCcaataataaaacaaatgtgTTGGAAAGAATGTATTAAGGAGTGTTGGTAGTATTCCTCTTGATTTGAATGCACTTCAATTCTAAAGGTTATATCttcatgttaaaaaatatgatgtttTACAGGTTTGTCCAAAGAAGCTCAGAAGGCACTTAGAAAATTCTCGTTGAATGGTGAGATGTGATCCTTCATTGTGGTTTAGGGGTACACTAGCATGATATTGAAAGCATTCTAGAATTTTAAATGGGTGTTTCTGCTGCTGTATTTATTATGCTTTGCCGTGGAAGCTGTATGTGAATTACAACACTAGCtggaaaataatcattttttcacAGTTTTGTATCATAAATTAATAGCAAACAGAGATATAAGGTAGGTCTAGTGGTGAAGGGAGAATGGAAGGGGGGAGAGGTCGCGGGTTTGAATCCCCccgctaacaaaaactaacaatactaacaactaacatttgcctatccaaaaaaaaaagttaatagcAAACATCTAGTGGTGGTCAATTATTGTGACCTAAGTAATTCCTTGGTGAAGAAAGCGATGTTTTAATATTTACACTATAAGGTGTACTTTACAAATGACCAACACAGTTGATCCTTGTACTGTATCCCTATAATATCTGCAAATATATACAGAACAAAATGATTCCATAGAATTAGGCTACCTATTCCCTTTTGAAATTAAGCTGGTATGGATATTACCTTTGTGACACTGCAAACAGTTTTATTTGTACAATGTGAATAATTTgagttttcaaaatatttttgcacTTTGTTAGGAATTGGAGTTATTTTTGCACTTTGTTGCAGTTAGATATTTCGGCATAACATTAACTTTTTATAGCATTaagtctttaaaatattttgtttactgTGTTAAGttgaatttattcattttaaattttttgaaaagcaTCCTTGAATCTCATTATTGATTTCTGTTCTCGTTGCAGGTTCGAGGACACTACAGTTCACTCCAGTTCAGTCCATCACTGACTTGGTGAACAATGAAATTAGGGATTTAATTCACTCAAAGGGATACTTCAAAGGCTCGTCTCATTTGCTGGATCATGTACTGAGCAATGTGATTCATCGTGAAATCACCTTGTCTGCCCTAGGCAGGCTGATTGGTCATCTGGATAGATTGATGGTACACTTTTGTACTTACAATGATGCCCTTCTAGAGAGGGTTAGCACTAAATGTATCTGCATGCATGTTGTTTAAGATAATTAATCTGTTCCACTTTTCATACAGCTGGATGATGTCCTACAGAATGGGGATTTATATCCATACCAAGTTTACAAGGGTTGCCTCAAAATGGATGGTCCAACAATGATAAATCTAGAACTCTTTTTCAATAATGAGGATGGTGGCAAATCAGGCTAGTACTTGTCCTATTTGAGCACTCTTAACATTCCAATATGTTTTCATTAGAAAATTCTGTGTGAAATCATGACATCTATTCTGCTTGAGTTTCAGGTTCATTGTACAATTGTCTTGATAAGTGTGTAACTTCATCTGGAAAGCGGCTTCTTAGGAACTGGATCTGCTGTCCATTAATAGATCctgaaataattaacaaaaggcTTGATGTAGTGGATGATCTAATGGCTAACCCAGAGATTGTGCCACATATTGCTCAACATCTTCGCAGGCTTCCAGACTTGGAACATTTGCTTGGCCGAATTAAGTCCAGCCTTCAATTATCAGGCCCTCTCTTATTGCCCCTATtgggaaagaaaatattgaagcaGAGGGTGAGTTCTGCTACTGTTTTTCATGTCAATTTTGTAAAGGATATGCTTATTCTTTCTTAGTATGACTTCTGAACAATTTTTCTTCACTCATTTTGGAGCTATCTACTCATTTTAATGTGAAAAAAAGAAGACTTGGCCGCAACatcttattttaatatcatGATACTAGTGTTTCTCATGTCTATATTACTTCGTCATCTATTTCATGCCTTGGAGAATGGAGATTGGAGACTGCATTGGTTAGAAGAAAAAACATGTGGCTATTACATAAACAGTGAAATTGGCATTGGAAAAGTTTATGGGGAAAAATCTGATCATATTGTTTGTTCAAAACTTAGTTGTCCATGCGGGATAACCTATATAtacatgtttgggatttttagactaatttatgATATGTATAAAATCCGTACTGAAGGTTATATTATGATTGTTGTTGTACTACTTTTCTGTTGTTATGTGcacataatttttaatgtaatacaGGTGAAAGTGTTTGGATCACTTGTGAGAGGCCTTCGGACTGCTTTGAGTTTGTTGCTTCTTCTACAGAAAGAGCAGCCTCTAATATCGTCTTTGACCAAAGTTTTTAAACTTCCAATTCTGACTGGTAGTAACGGGCTTGATCAATTTCTTGCTCAGTTTGAAGCAGCAGTAGACAGTGACTTCCCAAATTACCAGGTATTTTTCTTACTTGGCACTTGAATTTGGGGCTTAGGCATTTGGGTTTGCCTGGCCTGATTTGGGTCATAGTCTAATTCGTGCCAGGCTGGGccaaataaaaattactaaatctttatttttcctGACTCAGTCAGCCCCTATTTCAGGCTACTCAGACTAGTTTATTAGGTTTGAATCATTTGATTCATTTTGGCACCTTGTGTAATAACCCTTTTAGCCAGTTTAATATATTATACCTGAGatctttctaattaaaattttcaaaatcatcataattattaaaTCCATTTCTAGTTTGTTTTTGTTAAGATAAAAAGTTTGCAGCACAGTTGATTCTTACTGAATTTTTTACTGTAGATAATTGGCATTTTTAGCAGTTTGATGTAtggaaaatgtttattttcattttcatcaatTATATGGTCATGTTTGGAAACATATGCAGTGCTGTGTTATCTTTGAGTGTATGTACGTCTAACTGTATAGTTGGTGCTAGAATCACAATGTTGCAGATTCTGATGCTGAAACACTCAAAATACTTGCTGAATTATTTTTGGAGAAAGCTGCTCAGTGGTTTGAAGTTGTTCATGCCATCAATTGCATTGATGTATTAAGATCTTTTGCTGTTACTTCTACCTTTTCTTGCGGAACTATGTCTAGGCCAGTTATAGTGGCATCAAAAGGTACAAGTAAAGACAATGGCAGAACAGTGCTCAAGATGAAGGGACTATGGCATCCATTTGCCCTTGGAGACAGTGGATGTTTGCCTGTCCCCAATGATGTGATCCTTGGTGAGAATGAAGATGGGTTGTATCCTCGAACTTTGCTGCTTACTGGACCAAACATGGGTGGAAAGTCAACACTTCTGCGTTCCACCTGTCTGGCTGTTATTATGGCCCAGGTTTTCCCTCTTCACCCCTTTACTTGTTTGATTAAGCCAGACATCATTGTTGAGTAGTTACTTATAAATTAAACTACTTTGATCTCACTGCctgtttaaatatatatacaaagaaaaaCTGTAGAACATTTTGCTCCTCCTGGTGGCAAAAAAATATTGCTCAATTTGGAAAAAGGATGGTCATTTTATTTAGACAGATCAAGGGTGCTGATGCATGATACTATAAAACCTCAAGGGAAGtgcatttgacattttatatgGTTTACTCTGTCAGATTGTTCTGATTCCTCTTTTATAATGTTTCCAATGTCTTTGCAGCTAGGCTGTTATGTGCCATGTGAAAGTTGTGTTCTCTCAGCTGTGGATATCATCTTCACACGACTTGGAGCCAAAGATAGAATCATGACAGGCGAGAGTAAGTACTCTAACAAAAACAAATGAGCTTTATGGTTTTGTGACATGCTTGCCCATCAGAGGTTTTTCCTACCTAAACACATTGATATTTCTGTTGGCATTAATAAGGTTTTTCAGAACTTGGAAAATGTAGAAAATTGGTCTCAAAATGTGCATGTGTATAGAGACGGTTTACCTGACTTTATGGATTGCCAATGCCAACaaactttgtattttttagGTACCTTCTTTATTGAGTGTACTGAAACGGCATCGGTGCTTCAGAATGCTACTCAAGATTCTCTTGTTATCCTTGATGAATTGGGTCGGGGAACAAGCACTTTTGATGGCTATGCCATTGCTTATGCAGTGAGACTCTACTCTTCACTAGTATTTTCAATCTTTTATGTTAAATGAAGTTTTTGGTTCTGTTTTTAAGTACTGCATTTCTATACTTTACTGGGTGGATATGCTCGAAAGTTAAACACTAGAGTGCCCATTGAACAgggtaaagaaataaaaactgtcttttttttttttactttgctcT contains:
- the LOC114418574 gene encoding DNA mismatch repair protein MSH7-like, encoding MLRYFHRISGDRPPTTPPVQQPNGNVTAAVNQRPPADDVRGTDTPPEKVPRRVLPANFAPNEKESGPSLFESIMHKFVKVDDNERVTQRSHSLNGSLPKSSLPVGICADTDCKVVNKAEAAFQPLVKVKDNAVNFKEKANQENIVVVETDDNVTGPETPGMLPLASHVKRSREDGSKFGSLLNSGKRVRFLDGSLELDMTKKEAEVASKFEWLDPSRIRDANGRRPDNPLYDRTTLYIPPEVLGKMSASQKQYWSVKCKYMDVLLFFKVGKFYELYEMDADIGHKELDWKITLSGVGKCRQVGISESGIDDAVLKLVARGYKVGRVEQLETSGEAKSRGANSVVRRKLVQVLTPSTNVDGNIGPDAVHLLAIKEENNVLDNGAVVYGFAFVDCARLRFWVGSIDDDASCSALGALLVQVSPKEVIYDSRGLSKEAQKALRKFSLNGSRTLQFTPVQSITDLVNNEIRDLIHSKGYFKGSSHLLDHVLSNVIHREITLSALGRLIGHLDRLMLDDVLQNGDLYPYQVYKGCLKMDGPTMINLELFFNNEDGGKSGSLYNCLDKCVTSSGKRLLRNWICCPLIDPEIINKRLDVVDDLMANPEIVPHIAQHLRRLPDLEHLLGRIKSSLQLSGPLLLPLLGKKILKQRVKVFGSLVRGLRTALSLLLLLQKEQPLISSLTKVFKLPILTGSNGLDQFLAQFEAAVDSDFPNYQNHNVADSDAETLKILAELFLEKAAQWFEVVHAINCIDVLRSFAVTSTFSCGTMSRPVIVASKGTSKDNGRTVLKMKGLWHPFALGDSGCLPVPNDVILGENEDGLYPRTLLLTGPNMGGKSTLLRSTCLAVIMAQLGCYVPCESCVLSAVDIIFTRLGAKDRIMTGESTFFIECTETASVLQNATQDSLVILDELGRGTSTFDGYAIAYAVFRHLIEKVNCRMLFATHYHPLTKEFASHPRVIMQHMACAFNSKSDTHSMRDQELVFLYRLASGPCPESYGLQVALMAGIPEKTVNIASKSSQKMKKSIGQSFRSSEQRSEFSTLHEEWLKTLVSISRIEDCNSLDEDALDTLISLWYELKTSFISGK